One window of Paenibacillus albicereus genomic DNA carries:
- a CDS encoding aldo/keto reductase, translated as MRTFKLGASALEVPAVAVGCMRINSLDKPEAERFVRSALELGANFFDHADIYGGGECEEIFAEAAGMSPSVREGLILQSKCGIRPGQFDFSKEHILGSVDQILQRLRTDYLDVLLLHRPDTLVEPEEVAEAFDQLERSGKVRHFGVSNQNPMQIQLLQKSVKQPLVANQLQLSITNSTMISQGFNVNMQNEAAVNRDGSVLDFCRLHDITIQPWSPFQYGFFEGVFLGSEKFPELNAKIDEIAGRYSVSATTIAMAWLLRHPANMQPVTGTTSVERLADCVRAADIRLTREEWYDIFRAAGNVLP; from the coding sequence ACATTCAAGCTGGGCGCGAGCGCCCTGGAGGTGCCGGCGGTCGCCGTCGGCTGCATGCGCATCAACTCGCTGGACAAGCCGGAGGCGGAGCGCTTCGTCCGCAGCGCGCTGGAGCTCGGCGCGAACTTCTTCGACCATGCCGACATCTACGGCGGCGGCGAGTGCGAGGAGATTTTCGCGGAAGCGGCCGGCATGAGCCCGAGCGTGCGCGAGGGCTTGATCCTCCAGTCCAAGTGCGGCATCCGGCCGGGACAGTTCGACTTTTCCAAGGAGCATATCCTCGGGTCGGTCGACCAGATCCTGCAGCGGCTGCGCACCGACTACCTGGACGTGCTGCTGCTGCACCGTCCGGACACGCTCGTCGAGCCGGAGGAGGTCGCCGAGGCGTTCGACCAGCTGGAGCGCTCCGGCAAGGTGCGGCACTTCGGCGTCTCCAACCAGAACCCGATGCAGATCCAGCTGCTGCAGAAATCGGTCAAGCAGCCGCTCGTCGCGAACCAGCTGCAGCTGAGCATCACGAACAGCACGATGATCTCGCAGGGCTTCAACGTCAACATGCAGAACGAGGCCGCCGTGAACCGCGACGGCAGCGTGCTCGACTTCTGCCGGCTGCACGACATCACGATCCAGCCTTGGTCTCCTTTCCAGTATGGCTTCTTCGAGGGCGTATTCCTCGGCAGCGAGAAGTTCCCGGAGCTGAACGCCAAGATCGACGAGATCGCCGGGCGCTACAGCGTCAGCGCGACGACGATCGCGATGGCCTGGCTGCTGCGCCATCCGGCGAACATGCAGCCGGTGACCGGCACGACGAGCGTCGAACGGCTCGCCGACTGCGTGCGCGCGGCGGACATCCGCCTGACGCGCGAGGAATGGTACGACATCTTCCGGGCGGCGGGCAACGTGCTGCCTTGA